One Silene latifolia isolate original U9 population chromosome 4, ASM4854445v1, whole genome shotgun sequence DNA segment encodes these proteins:
- the LOC141653359 gene encoding F-box protein At1g67340-like → MVSRKKPRISYNLNNKKSDSFDKLPDDLVISILSKLSFSSSSPSDFFNALLVCKRFSRLGMNKVVLSKACSGVLAIKAKNWSESAHRFLKLCVCAGSVEAAYFLGMIRFYCLDNRGIGRSLMAKAAIKSHAPALYSLAVIQFNGSGGTKSDKDLRAGVALCARAAYLGHVDAHRELGHCIQDGYGIKQNVSEGRRLLIQANARELASVLPHLCSAKGKKGAGKFGAGYSTLLSDYGCNVPAPEPHPANRFLVDWFESRELGPDTRLCSHAGCGRPETRPHEFRRCSVCGTVNYCSRGCQAIDWKLRHKAVCTPMGLGLDLGVVGEAPVNEAHQVPT, encoded by the exons ATGGTTTCTAGGAAAAAACCCAGAATTTCTTATAATCTCAACAACAAAAAATCAGATTCATTTGACAAATTACCAGATGatcttgttatttcaattctttCCAAGCTTTCTTTTTCATCTTCTTCCCCTTCTGACTTCTTTAATGCCCTTCTagt ATGCAAGAGATTTAGTCGTTTGGGGATGAACAAAGTGGTTTTATCCAAAGCTTGTTCGGGAGTTTTGGCCATTAAAGCGAAGAACTGGTCTGAATCTGCTCATCGTTTTCTTAAGCTTTGCGTTTGTGCTGGTTCTGTTGAAGCTGCCTATTTTCTCGGCATG ATTCGATTTTATTGCTTGGACAACAGGGGAATTGGAAGATCCTTGATGGCAAAAGCAGCGATTAAATCGCACGCGCCTGCTTTATACTCGCTAGCTGTGATTCAATTTAATGGGAGTGGAGGGACAAAGAGTGACAAAGACCTACGCGCAGGTGTTGCGTTATGTGCACGTGCCGCCTACTTGGGACACGTGGACGCTCATCGTGAACTCGGGCATTGTATTCAAGACGGTTACGGTATCAAACAGAACGTTTCAGAAGGGCGTCGGTTACTCATACAAGCTAATGCGCGTGAGCTTGCTTCTGTCTTACCCCACCTGTGCTCTGCCAAAGGTAAAAAAGGTGCGGGTAAATTTGGGGCGGGTTATAGTACTCTTTTGAGTGATTACGGGTGCAATGTGCCTGCACCCGAACCTCACCCGGCTAACCGGTTTTTAGTTGATTGGTTCGAGTCTCGTGAACTGGGTCCGGATACTCGTCTTTGCTCACATGCTGGGTGTGGGCGCCCGGAAACCCGTCCACACGAGTTTCGAAGGTGTTCGGTTTGTGGGACTGTGAATTACTGCTCAAGAGGGTGTCAGGCTATTGACTGGAAGCTAAGGCATAAGGCGGTGTGTACTCCAATGGGCTTAGGACTGGATCTTGGTGTAGTGGGTGAAGCCCCGGTTAATGAAGCTCATCAAGTACCAACCTGA